One window from the genome of Apus apus isolate bApuApu2 chromosome 12, bApuApu2.pri.cur, whole genome shotgun sequence encodes:
- the NOX1 gene encoding NADPH oxidase 1 isoform X3 — translation MAHLHDFLPPGNKIPTLKKTNTFLPPNIGKKKKKRGAAQSIAAPNCGATGDPLPWGSASAGGWFRGWLMGQPCFPRRWPLKPPGISSKVSQGKVPMVPFPRLGACLLHKTVSRQQQQQEAAAAAGGSSRQQQAAGHCTMGNWLVNHWFSAAVLAAWLGINIFLFTYYFLFFDWDERYFYTRAILGSALAWARASAKCLNFNSMLILLPVCRNLLSFLRGTCSCCRRTLRKQLDHNLTFHKLVAYALVLFTAVHTIAHLFNLERYNQSQQATDRSLPAILSKMHLQGSNKWLNPIHSNQTSWKWVLAPVLLYIFERILRVWRAWQKVVVKKVVMHPARVLELQMQKKGFHMEVGQYIFVNCPAISLLEWHPFTLTSAPEEDFFSIHIRAAGDWTERLIDTFQQQKPEMPRIEVDGPFGTASEDVFQYEVAMLVGAGIGVTPFASILKSIWYKFQQADQTLKTKKIYFYWLCRDTGAFAWFNDLLASLEQKMAESGKADFLTYRLFLTGWDTSIANNVALRFDTPTDTVTGLRHKTIFGRPMWNSEFAAVAAAHPRSVVGVFLCGPAALAKSLQKSCHQHSSLDPRKVKFYFNKENF, via the exons aTGGCACATCTCCATGACTTCCTCCcaccaggaaataaaattcctaccttaaaaaaaaccaacacatttttGCCCCcaaatattggaaaaaaaaaaaaaaaaagaggagcagCCCAAAGCATTGCAGCACCCAATTGTGGGGCCACAGGGGACCCCCTCCCATGGGGGTCAGCCAGTGCTGGGGGCTGGTTTCGGGGCTGGCTGATGGGCCAGCCCTGTTTTCCCAGAAGGTGGCCTTTGAAACCTCCCGGCATTTCCTCAAAGGTTTCTCAGGGGAAAGTCCCCATGGTGCCATTCCCGCGGCTGGGTGCCTGCCTCCTCCATAAAACggtgagcaggcagcagcagcagcaggaggcagcagcagcagcaggaggcagcagcaggcagcagcaggcagcggGACATTGCACCATGGGCAACTGGCTGGTCAACCACTGGTTCTCAGCTGCCGTCCTG gcagcctggctgggcaTCAACATCTTCCTCTTCACCtactattttctgttcttcGACTGGGATGAGCGATACTTCTACACCAGGGCCATCCTTGGG TCCGCCTTAGCGTGGGCACGAGCATCAGCCAAGTGCCTCAACTTCAATAGCATGCTGATCCTGCTGCCCGTCTGCCGCaacctcctctccttcctccgTGGGACCTGCTCG TGCTGCAGGCGGACTCTGCGGAAGCAGCTGGACCACAACCTCACCTTCCACAAGCTGGTGGCCTACGCGCTGGTCCTGTTCACAG CTGTGCACACCATCGCTCATCTCTTCAACCTGGAGCGCTACAACCAGAGCCAGCAAGCCACTGACCGCAGCCTCCCTGCCATCCTCTCCAAGATGCACCTGCAGGGCAGCAACAAGTGGCTGAACCCCATCCACTCCAACCAGACA tCCTGGAAGTGGGTTCTGGCCCCTGTCCTCCTCTACATCTTTGAGCGGATCCTCCGGGTCTGGCGTGCGTGGCAGAAGGTGGTTGTCAAAAAG GTGGTCATGCACCCTGCCCgtgtgctggagctgcagatgCAGAAGAAGGGCTTCCACATGGAGGTGGGGCAGTACATCTTTGTCAACTGCCCTGCTATCTCCCTGCTGGAGTGGCACCCCTTCACCCTCACCTCAGCGCCCGAGGAGGACTTCTTCTCCATCCACATCCGGGCAGCTGGAGACTGGACAGAGCGTCTCATTGAcaccttccagcagcagaagccagagATGCCCAG GATTGAAGTGGATGGCCCCTTCGGCACAGCCAGTGAAGACGTGTTCCAGTACGAGGTGGCCATGCTGGTGGGAGCGGGCATTGGCGTTACTCCCTTCGCTTCCATCCTGAAGTCCATCTGGTACAAGTTCCAGCAGGCTGACCAGACCCTCAAGACCAAGAAG atCTACTTCTACTGGCTCTGCCGGGACACTGGAGCCTTTGCCTGGTTCAATGACTTGCTTGCCTCCCTGGAGCAGAAGATGGCTGAGTCGGGCAAGGCAGACTTTCTCACCTACCGGCTCTTCCTCACCGGCTGGGACACCAGCATT GCCAACAACGTGGCTCTCCGCTTCGACACCCCTACGGACACGGTGACGGGCCTCAGGCACAAAACCATCTTTGGGAGGCCCATGTGGAACAGCGAGTTTGCAGCGGTGGCTGCAGCCCACCCCAG GTCAGTGGTTGGTGTGTTCCTCTGTGGGCCGGCAGCTTTGGCAAAGAGCCTGCAGAAGTCTTGCCACCAACACTCCAGCCTGGACCCGAGGAAGGTCAAATTCTACTTCAACAAGGAGAACTTCTAA
- the NOX1 gene encoding NADPH oxidase 1 isoform X2 — MAHLHDFLPPGNKIPTLKKTNTFLPPNIGKKKKKRGAAQSIAAPNCGATGDPLPWGSASAGGWFRGWLMGQPCFPRRWPLKPPGISSKVSQGKVPMVPFPRLGACLLHKTVSRQQQQQEAAAAAGGSSRQQQAAGHCTMGNWLVNHWFSAAVLSALAWARASAKCLNFNSMLILLPVCRNLLSFLRGTCSCCRRTLRKQLDHNLTFHKLVAYALVLFTAVHTIAHLFNLERYNQSQQATDRSLPAILSKMHLQGSNKWLNPIHSNQTTVEYVAFTTIPGLTGVIITLALILMVTSSTEFIRRNYFEVFWYTHHLFIIYFAGLFIHGIAGLVRGQTEESMEEVHPYRCALNLTDRAENCSHDCCKDPEFGSIPAESWKWVLAPVLLYIFERILRVWRAWQKVVVKKVVMHPARVLELQMQKKGFHMEVGQYIFVNCPAISLLEWHPFTLTSAPEEDFFSIHIRAAGDWTERLIDTFQQQKPEMPRIEVDGPFGTASEDVFQYEVAMLVGAGIGVTPFASILKSIWYKFQQADQTLKTKKIYFYWLCRDTGAFAWFNDLLASLEQKMAESGKADFLTYRLFLTGWDTSIANNVALRFDTPTDTVTGLRHKTIFGRPMWNSEFAAVAAAHPRSVVGVFLCGPAALAKSLQKSCHQHSSLDPRKVKFYFNKENF, encoded by the exons aTGGCACATCTCCATGACTTCCTCCcaccaggaaataaaattcctaccttaaaaaaaaccaacacatttttGCCCCcaaatattggaaaaaaaaaaaaaaaaagaggagcagCCCAAAGCATTGCAGCACCCAATTGTGGGGCCACAGGGGACCCCCTCCCATGGGGGTCAGCCAGTGCTGGGGGCTGGTTTCGGGGCTGGCTGATGGGCCAGCCCTGTTTTCCCAGAAGGTGGCCTTTGAAACCTCCCGGCATTTCCTCAAAGGTTTCTCAGGGGAAAGTCCCCATGGTGCCATTCCCGCGGCTGGGTGCCTGCCTCCTCCATAAAACggtgagcaggcagcagcagcagcaggaggcagcagcagcagcaggaggcagcagcaggcagcagcaggcagcggGACATTGCACCATGGGCAACTGGCTGGTCAACCACTGGTTCTCAGCTGCCGTCCTG TCCGCCTTAGCGTGGGCACGAGCATCAGCCAAGTGCCTCAACTTCAATAGCATGCTGATCCTGCTGCCCGTCTGCCGCaacctcctctccttcctccgTGGGACCTGCTCG TGCTGCAGGCGGACTCTGCGGAAGCAGCTGGACCACAACCTCACCTTCCACAAGCTGGTGGCCTACGCGCTGGTCCTGTTCACAG CTGTGCACACCATCGCTCATCTCTTCAACCTGGAGCGCTACAACCAGAGCCAGCAAGCCACTGACCGCAGCCTCCCTGCCATCCTCTCCAAGATGCACCTGCAGGGCAGCAACAAGTGGCTGAACCCCATCCACTCCAACCAGACA ACGGTCGAGTATGTGGCCTTCACCACCATCCCGGGGCTGACAGGGGTCATCATCACGCTGGCACTCATCCTCATGGTCACGTCCTCCACCGAGTTCATCCGCAGGAACTACTTTGAGGTCTTCTGGTACACACACCACCTCTTCATCATCTACTTCGCTGGCCTCTTCATCCATGGCATCGC CGGGCTGGTGCGCGGGCAGACGGAGGAGAGCATGGAGGAGGTGCACCCCTATCGCTGTGCCCTCAACCTCACGGACAGAGCTGAGAACTGCAGCCACGACTGCTGCAAAGACCCTGAGTTCGGGAGCATCCCTGCCGAG tCCTGGAAGTGGGTTCTGGCCCCTGTCCTCCTCTACATCTTTGAGCGGATCCTCCGGGTCTGGCGTGCGTGGCAGAAGGTGGTTGTCAAAAAG GTGGTCATGCACCCTGCCCgtgtgctggagctgcagatgCAGAAGAAGGGCTTCCACATGGAGGTGGGGCAGTACATCTTTGTCAACTGCCCTGCTATCTCCCTGCTGGAGTGGCACCCCTTCACCCTCACCTCAGCGCCCGAGGAGGACTTCTTCTCCATCCACATCCGGGCAGCTGGAGACTGGACAGAGCGTCTCATTGAcaccttccagcagcagaagccagagATGCCCAG GATTGAAGTGGATGGCCCCTTCGGCACAGCCAGTGAAGACGTGTTCCAGTACGAGGTGGCCATGCTGGTGGGAGCGGGCATTGGCGTTACTCCCTTCGCTTCCATCCTGAAGTCCATCTGGTACAAGTTCCAGCAGGCTGACCAGACCCTCAAGACCAAGAAG atCTACTTCTACTGGCTCTGCCGGGACACTGGAGCCTTTGCCTGGTTCAATGACTTGCTTGCCTCCCTGGAGCAGAAGATGGCTGAGTCGGGCAAGGCAGACTTTCTCACCTACCGGCTCTTCCTCACCGGCTGGGACACCAGCATT GCCAACAACGTGGCTCTCCGCTTCGACACCCCTACGGACACGGTGACGGGCCTCAGGCACAAAACCATCTTTGGGAGGCCCATGTGGAACAGCGAGTTTGCAGCGGTGGCTGCAGCCCACCCCAG GTCAGTGGTTGGTGTGTTCCTCTGTGGGCCGGCAGCTTTGGCAAAGAGCCTGCAGAAGTCTTGCCACCAACACTCCAGCCTGGACCCGAGGAAGGTCAAATTCTACTTCAACAAGGAGAACTTCTAA
- the NOX1 gene encoding NADPH oxidase 1 isoform X1, giving the protein MAHLHDFLPPGNKIPTLKKTNTFLPPNIGKKKKKRGAAQSIAAPNCGATGDPLPWGSASAGGWFRGWLMGQPCFPRRWPLKPPGISSKVSQGKVPMVPFPRLGACLLHKTVSRQQQQQEAAAAAGGSSRQQQAAGHCTMGNWLVNHWFSAAVLAAWLGINIFLFTYYFLFFDWDERYFYTRAILGSALAWARASAKCLNFNSMLILLPVCRNLLSFLRGTCSCCRRTLRKQLDHNLTFHKLVAYALVLFTAVHTIAHLFNLERYNQSQQATDRSLPAILSKMHLQGSNKWLNPIHSNQTTVEYVAFTTIPGLTGVIITLALILMVTSSTEFIRRNYFEVFWYTHHLFIIYFAGLFIHGIAGLVRGQTEESMEEVHPYRCALNLTDRAENCSHDCCKDPEFGSIPAESWKWVLAPVLLYIFERILRVWRAWQKVVVKKVVMHPARVLELQMQKKGFHMEVGQYIFVNCPAISLLEWHPFTLTSAPEEDFFSIHIRAAGDWTERLIDTFQQQKPEMPRIEVDGPFGTASEDVFQYEVAMLVGAGIGVTPFASILKSIWYKFQQADQTLKTKKIYFYWLCRDTGAFAWFNDLLASLEQKMAESGKADFLTYRLFLTGWDTSIANNVALRFDTPTDTVTGLRHKTIFGRPMWNSEFAAVAAAHPRSVVGVFLCGPAALAKSLQKSCHQHSSLDPRKVKFYFNKENF; this is encoded by the exons aTGGCACATCTCCATGACTTCCTCCcaccaggaaataaaattcctaccttaaaaaaaaccaacacatttttGCCCCcaaatattggaaaaaaaaaaaaaaaaagaggagcagCCCAAAGCATTGCAGCACCCAATTGTGGGGCCACAGGGGACCCCCTCCCATGGGGGTCAGCCAGTGCTGGGGGCTGGTTTCGGGGCTGGCTGATGGGCCAGCCCTGTTTTCCCAGAAGGTGGCCTTTGAAACCTCCCGGCATTTCCTCAAAGGTTTCTCAGGGGAAAGTCCCCATGGTGCCATTCCCGCGGCTGGGTGCCTGCCTCCTCCATAAAACggtgagcaggcagcagcagcagcaggaggcagcagcagcagcaggaggcagcagcaggcagcagcaggcagcggGACATTGCACCATGGGCAACTGGCTGGTCAACCACTGGTTCTCAGCTGCCGTCCTG gcagcctggctgggcaTCAACATCTTCCTCTTCACCtactattttctgttcttcGACTGGGATGAGCGATACTTCTACACCAGGGCCATCCTTGGG TCCGCCTTAGCGTGGGCACGAGCATCAGCCAAGTGCCTCAACTTCAATAGCATGCTGATCCTGCTGCCCGTCTGCCGCaacctcctctccttcctccgTGGGACCTGCTCG TGCTGCAGGCGGACTCTGCGGAAGCAGCTGGACCACAACCTCACCTTCCACAAGCTGGTGGCCTACGCGCTGGTCCTGTTCACAG CTGTGCACACCATCGCTCATCTCTTCAACCTGGAGCGCTACAACCAGAGCCAGCAAGCCACTGACCGCAGCCTCCCTGCCATCCTCTCCAAGATGCACCTGCAGGGCAGCAACAAGTGGCTGAACCCCATCCACTCCAACCAGACA ACGGTCGAGTATGTGGCCTTCACCACCATCCCGGGGCTGACAGGGGTCATCATCACGCTGGCACTCATCCTCATGGTCACGTCCTCCACCGAGTTCATCCGCAGGAACTACTTTGAGGTCTTCTGGTACACACACCACCTCTTCATCATCTACTTCGCTGGCCTCTTCATCCATGGCATCGC CGGGCTGGTGCGCGGGCAGACGGAGGAGAGCATGGAGGAGGTGCACCCCTATCGCTGTGCCCTCAACCTCACGGACAGAGCTGAGAACTGCAGCCACGACTGCTGCAAAGACCCTGAGTTCGGGAGCATCCCTGCCGAG tCCTGGAAGTGGGTTCTGGCCCCTGTCCTCCTCTACATCTTTGAGCGGATCCTCCGGGTCTGGCGTGCGTGGCAGAAGGTGGTTGTCAAAAAG GTGGTCATGCACCCTGCCCgtgtgctggagctgcagatgCAGAAGAAGGGCTTCCACATGGAGGTGGGGCAGTACATCTTTGTCAACTGCCCTGCTATCTCCCTGCTGGAGTGGCACCCCTTCACCCTCACCTCAGCGCCCGAGGAGGACTTCTTCTCCATCCACATCCGGGCAGCTGGAGACTGGACAGAGCGTCTCATTGAcaccttccagcagcagaagccagagATGCCCAG GATTGAAGTGGATGGCCCCTTCGGCACAGCCAGTGAAGACGTGTTCCAGTACGAGGTGGCCATGCTGGTGGGAGCGGGCATTGGCGTTACTCCCTTCGCTTCCATCCTGAAGTCCATCTGGTACAAGTTCCAGCAGGCTGACCAGACCCTCAAGACCAAGAAG atCTACTTCTACTGGCTCTGCCGGGACACTGGAGCCTTTGCCTGGTTCAATGACTTGCTTGCCTCCCTGGAGCAGAAGATGGCTGAGTCGGGCAAGGCAGACTTTCTCACCTACCGGCTCTTCCTCACCGGCTGGGACACCAGCATT GCCAACAACGTGGCTCTCCGCTTCGACACCCCTACGGACACGGTGACGGGCCTCAGGCACAAAACCATCTTTGGGAGGCCCATGTGGAACAGCGAGTTTGCAGCGGTGGCTGCAGCCCACCCCAG GTCAGTGGTTGGTGTGTTCCTCTGTGGGCCGGCAGCTTTGGCAAAGAGCCTGCAGAAGTCTTGCCACCAACACTCCAGCCTGGACCCGAGGAAGGTCAAATTCTACTTCAACAAGGAGAACTTCTAA